Proteins from a genomic interval of Paenibacillus sp. FSL H8-0048:
- a CDS encoding Na+/H+ antiporter — protein MELFEYILLMLAAVSLSNLVNRFIPSLSVPIIQIALGMALTWLPLHFELELNPELFLLLFIAPLLFNDGRLADKVALWKLKKPILLLALGLVFLTVGVLGYFLHWLLPVLPLAAAFALAAALAPTDAIAVGALEQKVKIPHQTMQILEGESLINDASGLVSFQFAVAAMVTGAFSFKTASLSFISISLGGVVLGLVLTLIKYGIVRWLRRLGMENVTLHMLIEILTPFAIFMAAEELGVNGILAVVSAGIAHSFSYKQMNPEVAKLSVVSKSTWAVIIFVLNGLVFLLLGTQLPEIIKTVWNNPDIGNVQVILYTLLLTAAVLGLRLIWMLVMDIPEGEEPRGPWKLEFKKALILTLSGVRGTITLASTMSLPFFLDDGSYFPARDLIIFLAAGVILWTLLASNFLLPLLLGSAHEAEHNAEEAEAKIEILRNVVAGLQEQATDQSQSRMALNHLTGTYNARIRLLKKNDDAEEMERKLGVTALKWQREYIMQALKQHEVNPYTAYRYLNRLNRQLFVYTRDPQYKNDLIPFKSWEEITGVIQQVRLNAQERREESNRLQSGIFAYVLEQLRELQNTGEMEPEVISSLILRYERGRLRLTRQESISATKREFEESLHELSRAGIQLERDNIQLMFEAGRISRASMKEMKRDILFMEHDLREEMG, from the coding sequence TTGGAATTATTTGAGTATATTTTGTTGATGCTGGCAGCCGTGTCGCTGTCTAATCTGGTGAACCGCTTCATCCCCTCGCTCTCCGTGCCGATTATTCAGATTGCACTGGGCATGGCCTTGACCTGGCTGCCCCTGCATTTCGAGCTGGAGCTGAACCCGGAGCTGTTCCTGTTATTATTCATTGCCCCCTTGCTGTTCAATGACGGCAGGCTTGCCGATAAAGTGGCCTTATGGAAGCTGAAAAAGCCGATATTGCTGCTGGCACTGGGGCTGGTTTTTCTAACGGTAGGGGTGCTGGGATATTTCCTGCACTGGCTGCTGCCGGTATTGCCTCTGGCGGCTGCGTTCGCGCTGGCGGCGGCACTGGCTCCTACGGATGCGATTGCTGTGGGCGCACTGGAGCAAAAAGTGAAAATTCCCCATCAGACGATGCAAATTCTCGAAGGAGAATCGTTGATTAACGACGCATCGGGTCTGGTATCCTTTCAATTTGCAGTCGCGGCTATGGTTACAGGTGCCTTCTCTTTCAAAACGGCCAGTCTGAGCTTTATCTCCATTTCGCTTGGCGGTGTGGTGCTGGGCCTTGTGCTCACGCTCATTAAATACGGGATCGTCCGCTGGCTGCGCAGGCTGGGGATGGAGAATGTCACGTTACATATGCTGATTGAGATCCTGACGCCGTTTGCTATTTTTATGGCTGCTGAGGAGCTCGGGGTTAATGGCATTCTGGCAGTGGTCAGTGCAGGGATCGCCCATTCCTTCAGCTACAAGCAGATGAATCCTGAGGTAGCCAAGCTGAGCGTCGTGTCCAAAAGTACCTGGGCGGTCATTATCTTTGTCCTGAACGGTCTGGTGTTCCTGCTCCTCGGTACCCAACTGCCGGAGATTATTAAGACGGTCTGGAACAATCCGGATATAGGCAATGTCCAGGTTATCCTGTATACCTTGCTATTAACCGCTGCTGTCCTCGGTCTGAGGCTGATCTGGATGCTGGTCATGGATATTCCCGAAGGCGAGGAGCCGCGCGGACCCTGGAAGCTGGAATTCAAAAAGGCGCTCATTCTCACGTTGTCGGGGGTTCGAGGTACGATTACCCTGGCGAGTACGATGTCACTGCCGTTTTTCCTGGATGACGGCTCTTACTTTCCCGCGCGAGACCTGATTATTTTCCTGGCGGCGGGTGTCATTCTGTGGACCCTGCTGGCGTCTAACTTTCTGCTGCCGCTGCTGCTTGGCTCAGCTCATGAAGCGGAGCATAATGCTGAGGAGGCCGAGGCCAAAATCGAAATTCTGCGCAACGTAGTTGCCGGATTGCAAGAGCAGGCGACAGATCAGTCCCAGTCCCGGATGGCTTTGAATCATTTGACCGGCACCTACAATGCCAGAATCCGCCTGCTGAAGAAGAATGATGACGCTGAGGAAATGGAACGGAAGCTTGGGGTGACAGCGCTCAAGTGGCAGCGGGAATACATCATGCAGGCGCTCAAGCAGCACGAGGTGAACCCGTACACGGCCTACCGCTATCTGAACAGGCTGAATCGGCAGTTGTTCGTATACACCCGTGATCCGCAATACAAGAATGACCTGATTCCATTCAAAAGCTGGGAAGAAATCACAGGTGTCATCCAGCAGGTCCGCTTAAACGCGCAGGAGCGGCGTGAGGAATCGAACCGGCTGCAGTCCGGGATTTTCGCTTACGTGCTTGAACAGCTGAGAGAGCTGCAGAATACGGGGGAGATGGAGCCTGAAGTAATCAGCTCCCTGATTCTTCGTTATGAGCGGGGGCGGCTCAGACTGACCCGTCAGGAGTCTATCTCTGCTACGAAGCGGGAGTTCGAAGAGTCGCTGCACGAGCTGTCCCGCGCGGGGATTCAGCTGGAGCGTGACAACATTCAGCTGATGTTCGAGGCCGGACGGATCTCCAGAGCTAGCATGAAGGAAATGAAACGTGATATTCTGTTCATGGAGCATGATCTGCGGGAAGAAATGGGCTGA
- a CDS encoding HAD family hydrolase, whose translation MSNEEQTQAGNRPLPNLNQPEAIVFDMDGTLFQTESLLLPAYHKMFDILREEGLHSGPTPPEERILGSLGMLLADIWKNVMPEADEAVHRRADELLLQLEIEGLEAGGTVLYPKVVETLRALHARGVKLFVASNGLEDYIHSIVVVHGLKDLFEGLYSAGGSGTATKTELLGLLLDNHKIGSAWMVGDRSSDVEAGKGNGQTVIGCAYAGFGRQDELKGSDVIISSFDELIALCDNSVAAEL comes from the coding sequence ATGAGCAACGAAGAACAGACACAGGCGGGGAACAGACCGCTGCCGAACTTAAACCAGCCGGAAGCCATCGTATTTGATATGGATGGTACGCTGTTCCAGACAGAAAGCCTGTTATTGCCCGCCTATCATAAAATGTTCGATATCCTGCGGGAAGAAGGCCTGCATTCCGGCCCGACTCCGCCCGAGGAGCGCATCTTGGGCAGTCTGGGCATGCTGCTTGCAGATATCTGGAAGAACGTAATGCCGGAAGCGGATGAGGCGGTGCACCGCCGGGCGGATGAGCTGCTCCTGCAGCTGGAGATTGAGGGGCTGGAAGCCGGAGGGACGGTCCTGTACCCTAAGGTAGTTGAGACGCTGCGTGCCCTGCATGCGCGCGGAGTGAAGCTGTTCGTCGCCAGCAACGGGCTGGAGGATTATATTCATAGCATAGTAGTCGTGCACGGGCTGAAGGACCTGTTCGAGGGGCTGTACAGCGCAGGCGGCTCGGGCACGGCAACCAAGACCGAGCTACTCGGCCTTCTGCTGGACAATCACAAGATTGGCAGCGCCTGGATGGTCGGGGACCGTTCCTCCGATGTAGAGGCGGGCAAGGGCAACGGACAGACCGTTATCGGCTGTGCCTATGCCGGCTTCGGGCGGCAGGATGAGCTGAAGGGCTCGGATGTCATTATCTCATCGTTCGATGAACTGATTGCGTTGTGTGATAACAGCGTTGCTGCTGAGCTGTAA
- a CDS encoding AbrB/MazE/SpoVT family DNA-binding domain-containing protein codes for MMKATGIVRKVDELGRIVIPIELRRTMGIDIKDPLEIFVDGEKIILRKYEPTCIFSGSSENLINFKGKMVSKDVLDELISSFDNV; via the coding sequence ATGATGAAAGCAACTGGCATAGTAAGAAAAGTAGATGAACTGGGACGTATTGTGATTCCGATTGAGCTTCGCAGAACAATGGGAATTGACATAAAGGATCCGCTCGAAATTTTTGTGGACGGCGAAAAGATCATTCTCAGAAAATATGAACCTACTTGCATCTTCTCCGGAAGCTCCGAGAACCTGATCAACTTCAAGGGTAAAATGGTCAGCAAAGATGTTCTCGATGAACTGATCTCAAGCTTCGACAACGTATAA
- a CDS encoding MarR family winged helix-turn-helix transcriptional regulator translates to MSKEAEKEKAVYTVMEHMASVQQKSQAFIDRITKKGSLSQNQIMLLFLLQLTGSLNITDISERLVITPGAASFMCDKLEDLGYIERLRTKEDRRVVNIILTGPGKQHILSLFDTFALTDLSKISVALQRIDELVGGMLE, encoded by the coding sequence ATGAGCAAAGAAGCTGAGAAAGAGAAAGCCGTCTATACCGTCATGGAGCATATGGCCAGTGTGCAGCAGAAGTCACAGGCGTTCATAGACCGGATTACGAAAAAAGGGTCCCTCTCACAGAATCAGATCATGCTGTTGTTCCTGCTGCAGCTCACCGGCTCTCTTAACATTACGGATATCTCAGAGCGGCTAGTCATTACGCCGGGAGCCGCTTCGTTCATGTGCGATAAGCTGGAGGATCTGGGATACATCGAGAGACTGCGCACGAAGGAAGATCGCAGAGTCGTCAATATTATTCTCACCGGACCAGGCAAGCAGCACATCCTTTCTCTGTTTGACACCTTTGCACTCACTGACCTCAGCAAAATCTCGGTGGCCCTCCAGCGAATTGATGAGCTGGTGGGCGGAATGTTAGAGTAA
- a CDS encoding glycoside hydrolase family 36 protein — protein sequence MDSRLIDIAENGLYLTIEITGEQDVRLLHFGAAPLEAGSIEEKHKASFRLLELQLSGEDRAEYHGRTHRASYPGLRMVYDGHRDTVNPLGRKLELTLADPLTGVKAVQHYQFYTGVQIVRSWTVVSNDGDTEAAVEYISSFALTGVDKEGSGDRNDKIEVSIAHSGWQSELQWKSYSLPELGMSHLADRGSKRIAASNTGSWSAAELLPMAVLHNQESGSSLFWQIEHNGSWHWELTDQADQLTLLVSGPTEHDNHWWLKLAPGEVFTSVPVAAGVVEGGFGEAAEQLTAYRRLIRRPNEDNALLRVIFNDYMNCLWGSPTTEKLLPLIDAAAEVGCEYFCIDAGWYAPGEWWDGVGEWEPSAERFPEGIRYVLDVIRSKGMIPGLWLELEVMGINSPKLAETDDSWFFMRHGKRVKDRSRYQLDYRNPEVIKHADSVIARLVEEYGVGYIKMDYNINAGIGTETEADSFGDGLLQHNRAYLAWLDSIFARYPQLVIENCSSGGMRMDYAMLSRHSIQSTSDQEDYVKYAAIAAGSPAALTPEQSAVWSYPLREGDDEEVIFNMVNSLLLRVHQSGHLAELTPRRRALVKEALDYYKSIRACIPQAFAFWPLGLPDSGGEWVSFGLRHGDIRYIAVWRIAGEAAGVTLPVPELRGREAEARCAYPEAHGSEWSWNAAEGRLTVTLPAGKTARLFELRS from the coding sequence ATGGACAGCAGGCTAATAGACATAGCCGAGAACGGGCTTTATCTTACGATTGAAATTACCGGGGAGCAGGATGTGCGGCTGCTGCATTTTGGCGCAGCGCCGCTGGAAGCCGGGAGCATAGAAGAGAAGCATAAGGCAAGCTTCCGGCTGCTGGAGCTGCAGCTGTCAGGGGAAGACCGGGCGGAATATCACGGGCGGACACACCGCGCATCCTATCCGGGATTACGGATGGTGTATGACGGGCATAGGGACACGGTGAATCCGCTGGGCCGGAAGCTGGAGCTTACGTTGGCTGACCCGCTGACAGGTGTGAAGGCGGTACAGCATTATCAGTTCTATACCGGTGTGCAGATTGTACGTTCCTGGACAGTGGTGAGTAATGACGGTGACACAGAAGCGGCTGTGGAGTATATCTCTTCATTCGCACTCACTGGAGTAGACAAAGAGGGCAGCGGCGACCGAAATGATAAGATTGAAGTTAGTATTGCTCACAGCGGGTGGCAGAGCGAGCTGCAATGGAAGAGCTACAGTCTTCCAGAGCTGGGCATGTCCCATCTCGCCGACCGTGGCTCGAAGCGGATTGCCGCCAGCAATACCGGGTCCTGGTCAGCGGCAGAGCTGCTGCCAATGGCCGTACTGCACAACCAGGAGAGCGGGAGCAGCCTGTTCTGGCAGATTGAACATAACGGCTCCTGGCATTGGGAGCTGACGGATCAGGCCGATCAGCTTACACTTCTGGTCAGCGGGCCTACGGAGCATGACAACCACTGGTGGCTGAAGCTTGCCCCCGGTGAAGTGTTCACCTCCGTGCCGGTGGCCGCAGGTGTAGTAGAGGGCGGGTTCGGCGAAGCGGCAGAGCAGCTTACGGCATACCGGCGGCTGATCCGCAGACCGAATGAGGATAATGCGCTGCTGCGGGTGATTTTCAACGATTACATGAATTGTCTGTGGGGAAGCCCGACAACGGAGAAGCTTCTGCCGCTGATTGATGCTGCTGCCGAAGTCGGCTGTGAATACTTCTGCATCGACGCAGGCTGGTATGCTCCCGGTGAATGGTGGGACGGGGTCGGGGAGTGGGAGCCTTCGGCTGAGCGCTTCCCGGAAGGCATCAGGTATGTGCTGGATGTGATCCGCAGCAAGGGGATGATTCCGGGTCTGTGGCTGGAGCTGGAGGTGATGGGCATCAACAGTCCAAAGCTTGCGGAGACCGATGACAGCTGGTTCTTCATGCGCCATGGCAAGCGGGTCAAGGACCGCAGCCGTTATCAGCTCGATTACCGTAATCCGGAGGTCATCAAGCATGCCGACAGCGTGATTGCCCGGCTGGTTGAGGAATACGGCGTCGGATATATCAAGATGGACTATAACATCAATGCAGGTATTGGCACGGAGACGGAGGCAGACAGCTTTGGAGACGGCCTGTTGCAGCATAACCGCGCGTATCTGGCCTGGCTGGACAGCATCTTCGCCCGTTATCCGCAGCTCGTCATTGAGAACTGCTCCAGCGGCGGGATGCGGATGGATTACGCCATGCTCAGCCGCCACAGCATCCAGTCCACCAGTGACCAGGAGGATTATGTGAAGTATGCTGCCATTGCCGCAGGCTCTCCGGCTGCACTGACTCCCGAGCAATCGGCGGTCTGGTCGTATCCGCTGCGCGAAGGCGACGATGAAGAGGTCATTTTCAATATGGTTAACTCGCTGCTGCTTCGCGTGCACCAGAGCGGCCATCTGGCCGAGCTAACGCCAAGGCGCCGGGCGCTGGTGAAGGAGGCGCTGGATTATTACAAGTCTATCCGTGCCTGCATTCCGCAAGCCTTCGCCTTCTGGCCGCTCGGTCTGCCGGATAGTGGAGGGGAATGGGTCAGCTTCGGCCTGCGCCATGGAGATATCCGCTATATTGCTGTATGGCGGATTGCCGGAGAAGCGGCTGGAGTCACGCTGCCCGTTCCTGAGCTGAGGGGCCGTGAGGCGGAGGCGCGGTGTGCGTATCCTGAGGCACACGGTTCGGAGTGGAGCTGGAACGCTGCGGAAGGCAGATTGACCGTTACGCTGCCCGCCGGCAAGACTGCGAGGCTCTTCGAGCTTCGTTCCTAG
- a CDS encoding ABC transporter substrate-binding protein, translated as MLKRFMALSASLLLVGGLLAGCGGNNTNNAANNTGGTAGAGNTPTDSAKPVTINMFTASPEYTDAFNAYIAEYKKVKPNVTINLEIMQADYNTVLKSKIAAGSTPDVFQTTAGGDIDTFAEYSADLTNEPLAAAMTDAVRSNMSSTDGKVLGLPVKGNLFVLMYNKKLLADAGITQVPKTTAEMEDAITKLEAKGITPFANAYKEWWVWKHIFQHFVDAAATDAGTDAKTLVADFIAGKTTFKDHPVLSDNFFSFIDTTVKHGTDKPLERDSNAEVSDFALGKTAFMTGKGAWDEEAIKKITPDFDLGIAGYPVSDKPEQSQIITGADQALRINKDSAVAAETVEFFNWLYTSDYGKSWFSNVAKVIPPIKDAPMPDLQMPKEMEEILKTEKSGDLSVNYSLDTFHQKFGELMQAYIGGSKTKDQAIDEIQKAWIQFGSAE; from the coding sequence ATGTTAAAACGATTCATGGCATTATCTGCGAGTCTGCTGCTGGTGGGCGGACTGCTGGCCGGCTGCGGCGGAAATAACACTAATAATGCCGCTAACAACACGGGTGGAACAGCCGGGGCGGGCAATACACCAACGGATTCCGCCAAGCCCGTCACGATTAATATGTTCACCGCCTCTCCCGAATACACGGATGCCTTCAATGCTTATATTGCGGAATACAAGAAGGTGAAGCCGAATGTTACGATCAATCTGGAGATCATGCAGGCAGACTACAATACGGTGCTGAAATCCAAGATCGCCGCCGGCAGCACACCGGATGTGTTCCAGACCACGGCGGGCGGGGATATCGATACGTTTGCCGAATACAGCGCTGACTTGACCAATGAGCCGCTGGCCGCAGCGATGACGGATGCCGTCCGCTCGAACATGAGCTCTACCGATGGCAAAGTCCTCGGACTGCCGGTGAAGGGCAACCTGTTCGTCCTTATGTACAACAAGAAGCTGCTGGCGGATGCCGGCATCACGCAAGTGCCTAAGACAACTGCTGAAATGGAGGATGCGATCACCAAGCTTGAAGCCAAGGGCATCACACCCTTCGCCAACGCCTACAAAGAGTGGTGGGTATGGAAGCATATCTTCCAGCACTTCGTAGACGCCGCAGCGACCGATGCCGGAACCGATGCCAAGACGCTCGTAGCGGACTTCATTGCCGGGAAGACGACCTTCAAGGATCATCCGGTGCTGAGCGATAACTTCTTCAGCTTCATTGATACAACGGTTAAGCACGGAACCGACAAGCCGCTTGAACGCGACAGCAATGCTGAGGTCAGTGATTTTGCCCTGGGCAAAACAGCATTCATGACCGGTAAAGGCGCGTGGGATGAAGAAGCGATTAAGAAAATCACCCCTGACTTTGACCTCGGCATCGCCGGGTACCCTGTCAGTGACAAACCGGAGCAGTCCCAGATTATCACCGGTGCCGACCAGGCACTGCGGATCAATAAGGATTCTGCGGTAGCAGCGGAAACGGTTGAGTTCTTCAACTGGCTGTATACTTCCGACTACGGGAAAAGCTGGTTCTCTAACGTAGCGAAGGTTATACCTCCAATCAAGGATGCTCCGATGCCTGACCTGCAAATGCCTAAGGAAATGGAAGAAATCCTGAAGACGGAGAAATCCGGCGACCTGTCGGTGAACTATTCCCTGGATACGTTCCACCAGAAATTCGGTGAGCTGATGCAGGCTTATATCGGCGGCAGCAAGACGAAGGATCAGGCGATTGATGAAATTCAGAAGGCCTGGATTCAATTCGGGTCTGCGGAATAA